The Plasmodium brasilianum strain Bolivian I chromosome Unknown PB_00_12, whole genome shotgun sequence genome window below encodes:
- a CDS encoding uncharacterized protein (Plasmodium exported protein) produces the protein MKVKYTNVHLFTKVFIFSCLIWTLKYFYEKTICDKSWNKELNRNNVLNVKFRRLLSSETVESVRDKFKLLKKKIINLEGESAEVFKKKTYVLQNNKHFHEDKKSPYSDSSSYDEFNYLMKNSEFDELGEFDFEPNLKQKSPTLEHFDNIQYNYQPKSLKKLHSKYDSNLHHFRPNNTYNSMNSEGVREANINYNKKQLINSIILFFLIHLIILIFCALITLVATKLV, from the exons atgaaaGTGAAATACACAAATGTGCACCTTTTTActaaagtttttattttttcttgtttaatATGGacgttaaaatatttttatgag AAAACTATCTGCGATAAATCATGGAACAAGGAATTGAACAGAAATAACGTATTAAATGTTAAATTTAGAAGATTATTAAGTAGTGAAACAGTAGAATCGGTGAGAGATAAAtttaaacttttaaaaaaaaaaataattaatttagaaGGAGAAAGCGCTgaagtatttaaaaaaaaaacatatgtattacagaataataaacattttcATGAAGATAAGAAATCACCATATAGTGATTCTTCTTCTTACGatgaatttaattatttaatgaaaaactCAGAATTTGATGAACTTGGAGAATTCGACTTTGAACctaatttaaaacaaaaatcaCCCACATTAGAACATTTTGATAATATTCAGTACAATTACCAACCcaaatctttaaaaaaattacactCAAAATATGACTCAAATTTACACCATTTTAGAccaaataatacatataattctATGAATTCAGAAGGTGTACGTGAAgctaatataaattacaataaaaaacaattaataaattctataattttgttcttcctaattcatttaataattctGATATTCTGTGCCTTAATTACATTAGTAGCTACAAAACTTGTTTAA
- a CDS encoding fam-m protein, which yields MEQKINSTLFFKISAFMILSWICHFCCDTRTNNKLLIEKWTPCRRLNTRSYRLLAKYKKNKDSNTLDLKEDKPFNGDRNKGKNRQSNRSPLNKAQYYTEVIDYDNGMFDGKYFHFEKKLIKKKDYDDLLEKKRRICDIALKKIKFRKYRYGAFMTFLFFLFAIGLPILQHFKYLKAAGDKIKTALTLGTVWTAVEGVLNGAKEYFFLISFGILMFILSVLLLIALYKLLINNEKYKKFKLMAE from the exons atggaacaaaaaattaattccaccttatttttcaaaatttctgCGTTTATGATTTTAAGTTGGATATGTCATTTTTGTTGTGATACA agaACTAATAACAAATTGTTAATTGAGAAATGGACACCATGTAGAAGATTAAATACAAGAAGTTATCGTTtactagcaaaatataaaaagaataaagattCAAATACTTTAGATCTTAAAGAGGATAAACCATTCAATGGAGATAGgaacaaaggaaaaaacagaCAGTCTAATAGAAGTCCATTAAATAAGGCGCAATACTATACAGAAGTTATAGATTATGATAATGGGATGTTTGATGGTAAATActtccattttgaaaaaaaattaattaagaaaaaagactATGATGATttacttgaaaaaaaaagaagaatttgtgatatagctttaaaaaaaataaaattcagaAAATACAGGTATGGAGCTTTTATgactttcctttttttcttgttcgCAATTGGATTGCCAATATTACAACATTTTAAGTACTTGAAAGCTGCAGgggataaaattaaaactgcATTAACATTGGGAACAGTATGGACTGCGGTAGAAGGTGTCTTGAATGGAGcgaaagaatattttttcttaatatcaTTTGGAATATTAATGTTTATATTGTCTGTCTTACTTCTAATAGCGTTATATAAGctcttaataaataatgaaaaatataaaaaatttaagttgATGGCAGAGTAA